In Fundulus heteroclitus isolate FHET01 chromosome 16, MU-UCD_Fhet_4.1, whole genome shotgun sequence, a single genomic region encodes these proteins:
- the LOC105933042 gene encoding retinoic acid-induced protein 1 has translation MQSFRERTSGYHSNQPCYQQEPHELSRLETYRQHPHHPHPQHPHPGPGPHPGPGPGQNRSGYEAMSNTTNAPTGGAAGIGGPKDCYSQQNYSGYPGGSGNGNGGSPASQTKKSFRGSKVPPPSPSQHLQGPGGYGNHMGPGHYSSQYMSEGHLQQKWDDPAQLAQYEQEMVGRLEAGASPAPGSSQYMDSNILGHSQTPCHQPSTPSYTSPHHHPHPPNPAPSPLMYPQSHLHYPQPSPSPSPYMEKCSPMPHCYKGYNIPPNSQYGRLSSLKQGAYRSTQNSYGYQQPTPRGYEQQTSLQAMANPQEPHPKYQHYNQPQQNYCLSELPVRSPEQYYQTCSPSSSHSPARSVGRSPSYSSTPSPLMTNPESFQYGQPPMTPGAASSSSSSSAGMQDQASANTMLMPPRSHPSPSISHTASHSYTTTPQATTMKERFSEKLLSNPSLWSLNALTSQVENISNNVQQLLLSEALVANKKGSKRSSGGSNSSTGSVASTKKGEEYKSPPYPDSGGNVSGGTMHEPYSTPQHQPLPMELHEGGYSSSSDEPLDRGYYYYAQGRSPAQAQNNTQLSLDTASSCSIASPDDMSTRSGDSGLHNLTPDPMRCQTGQGRDGMSTPGKSIGDERSPTSITIPSPMKQERDSPPDIQHINQPVKENFEESAWTEKPAEKEEEAIEKTLDFISNSDSTNPLEKREKWTDEEKCPTFYSKINMDMAEKSYCYEETMFQEVQSKYDSDARDSVEQSPADLSDSSNKDNFSQEMKSEAFKSESPTASESSVKTLPFISRGDLEQDQYSTEKDSSANTSPTSRAEVQEECSYDKKESRNKENGEEVVEKGEEDKGNEDEKKDIEKGSLLQLLSGEVREKVKEKESLLLTEYHTNDEDIQGSPSEDLCSRTESHNLTLNTDIDFAGGPGHPNAAAATTATDASTRESAIGDTVPQPQSAMPVFSALNDKAAPPAQARDHIDHSDAKVLEPDSPQLPGKSILPSAPSWADTPPSPQKGDDDIEPGISCASAVTPLAKPEPMFPSAQPRTYGRKHARGRRRTMHSGVALRRQLSLKKEEEKEHEETDSSTQKPIMPPSKTVLFSDQTNLTQQDTIVSQTPKTLTDSFQSRMCTRSFNAPDIQKVEPNVKRKPGPKPGPKPGSKPGPKPSAKPGSKPLPKPGPKPGLKAGPKPGKKTGQKPAPNESEVPMKTETSVRQKPGPKANSKPGPKPGLKPGSKPGPKPALRPGAKPGIKPAEFLTSIDAAPIKAPVGRPRGSISKAKLMDRENARQQVPEKQSQTRKALKTTTLQENQDVKPSTEEKHTTPEVKVPERENNNMVLRSRKPSQDKLTKDKEKGGEDIQTQTPAESKVSDVFLKVEEAIVEEKIQTPNIDTMITTDISIHSPAPPARPVLSEASKDKTLPTLKRKSSPEIATTIVKKKRGPKPKLRTLPPQPVLFEEALPTPTEKSVQGPRRKRGPPRKASLVITSLKDAPPDSNGSTNSDVPVVPPQCPTKTKVLPPRKGRGQKYEAMVQKITSPSSKKHLPATQQESSVSEDATSKAFPESVLKEGETYIQINNTETTEFTKEEMKQQEGAILMEDISQESVKHDLSQEESTTDIVRPLVVDEVTNKNDRSQEKSKPETKMDVVDYKALTSTETALEVGPVGEGTQQSSESVSTDAKKSVRTKRKRWAMVESTDASVVALEADSLIITTPRLAKQRAIKNNHEMHLKQRRKKRKGEANLEGNETVQETSTTETPQPVEKIGENVTTTESTDPLPTNQDKFTETPQAVTTELIQKPRRGRKPSTNPTKRKRSQALIEQTSGKPVKVHKKPGPKPGMKDAIEVIEAVVRAAGCEQDKKEEREKEERERREENIEGEETIIVGPVVTVTEKQTEVISVKRIRRRPLNRNSKLSFCPYVRINNSRDFSSWCAIVNKPEDAVVFQRRRKKGILRMRNPFTVAKVVPHTAAMQLGPLVNSNLSDMRLTCCLCGKPPNYKDLGDLCGPYYTEDSIPRKILTVTHTQLFREDANKADGNDSSSSEGPGTSSKTEDTVNSEKEGNTEPSTEEAGDTRHHHWHYRRLGRPERPCQEGGPRRLTLRERFRRMKQLQSLCTATSKDQEDNESTFQRLQMEAVAKEHWAHENCTIWTKGIIMVAGRLYGLKEAATKSAQTSCHKCQVLGASLSCCWRGCSYKYHYICAKEIGCTFHEDDFSIKCPKHEDL, from the exons ATGCAGTCCTTCCGTGAGCGCACCAGTGGTTACCACAGCAACCAACCCTGCTATCAGCAGGAGCCCCATGAATTATCTCGCCTGGAGACCTACCGACAACACCCACATCATCCCCATCCGCAGCATCCACACCCAGGCCCTGGTCCACATCCAGGCCCTGGCCCAGGGCAAAACAGGTCAGGCTATGAGGCTATGTCTAACACAACAAATGCGCCAACAGGTGGAGCGGCTGGAATTGGAGGACCCAAGGATTGTTACAGCCAACAAAACTATTCTGGGTACCCTGGAGGCAGTGGAAATGGAAATGGGGGCTCTCCAGCCTCACAGACAAAGAAATCCTTTAGAGGAAGCAAAGTTCCCCCACCAAGCCCTAGTCAACACCTGCAGGGTCCTGGGGGCTATGGTAATCACATGGGCCCAGGACATTATTCTTCGCAGTATATGAGCGAGGGCCATCTCCAGCAGAAGTGGGATGACCCAGCACAGTTAGCACAATATGAACAGGAGATGGTGGGTCGACTGGAGGCTGGTGCTTCCCCTGCACCTGGCTCCTCCCAGTACATGGACTCAAATATCTTGGGGCACTCCCAAACCCCCTGCCACCAGCCTTCGACCCCAAGTTATACAAGCCCACACCACCATCCCCACCCTCCTAACCCTGCCCCCTCACCTTTGATGTATCCCCAGAGTCACCTGCACTACCCTCAACCCTCACCCTCTCCATCCCCATACATGGAAAAATGTAGTCCCATGCCCCATTGTTATAAAGGCTACAACATACCTCCAAATTCCCAGTATGGTAGACTTAGCAGTTTGAAACAGGGTGCTTACAGGTCAACCCAGAACAGCTATGGGTACCAGCAGCCAACACCCAGAGGTTATGAGCAGCAGACCTCTTTGCAGGCAATGGCCAACCCCCAAGAACCGCACCCTAAATACCAACACTATAATCAACCCCAACAAAATTACTGTCTTTCAGAGCTCCCTGTCCGATCTCCAGAACAGTATTATCAGACCTGTAGCCCCTCCTCAAGCCATTCTCCCGCTCGCTCTGTTGGGCGCTCACCCTCGTACAGTTCAACCCCTTCACCACTAATGACCAACCCAGAGTCTTTCCAGTATGGCCAACCACCAATGACACCAGGAGCTGCCTCGTCCTCCTCGTCTTCTTCGGCTGGTATGCAAGATCAAGCCAGTGCAAACACCATGCTGATGCCCCCTCGGTCTCACCCTTCACCCAGCATATCCCACACAGCATCCCACAGCTATACCACGACACCACAAGCAACCACAATGAAAGAGCGCTTCTCGGAGAAGCTGTTATCAAACCCCAGCTTGTGGAGCCTTAACGCTCTCACCTCCCAGGTGGAAAATATCTCCAATAATGTTCAGCAGCTTCTGCTTTCAGAAGCACTGGTTGCAAACAAGAAAGGTAGTAAGCGCAGCAGTGGTGGGAGCAACAGCAGCACTGGAAGTGTGGCATCCACGAAGAAGGGTGAAGAATACAAAAGTCCTCCATACCCAGATAGTGGTGGTAATGTGAGTGGGGGCACAATGCATGAACCCTACTCTACACCACAGCATCAACCATTGCCCATGGAACTCCATGAGGGTGGTTACTCCAGCAGTAGCGATGAACCATTGGACAGAGGGTACTATTACTATGCCCAGGGCAGAAGTCCAGCCCAGGCCCAAAACAATACGCAACTCAGTCTAGACACAGCCTCCTCTTGCTCCATTGCTTCCCCAGATGATATGTCTACAAGGTCTGGGGACTCAGGACTGCACAACCTTACCCCTGATCCTATGAGATGTCAGACAGGGCAAGGGAGAGACGGCATGAGTACTCCAGGGAAGAGTATTGGTGATGAGAGGTCTCCAACAAGCATAACAATCCCCAGTCCTATGAAACAAGAACGTGATTCTCCACCAGATATACAACATATCAATCAGCCTGTAAAAGAGAACTTTGAAGAATCAGCTTGGACTGAAAAACCCGctgaaaaagaagaggaagcaaTAGAAAAAACACTTGACTTCATTAGTAATTCAGACTCAACCAACCCTTTAGAGAAGCGAGAGAAATGGACAGATGAGGAAAAATGCCCAACTTTCTacagcaaaataaacatggacatGGCAGAAAAAAGCTATTGCTATGAGGAGACAATGTTCCAAGAGGTCCAGAGCAAATATGACTCAGACGCAAGAGACTCAGTTGAACAGTCCCCAGCTGATCTCTCTGATTCCAGTAACAAAGATAACTTTAGTCAAGAGATGAAGTCAGAGGCGTTCAAATCTGAATCCCCAACTGCATCTGAGAGCTCTGTGAAAACATTGCCTTTTATCTCAAGAGGAGACCTTGAGCAGGATCAATATTCGACAGAGAAAGACAGCTCAGCAAACACCTCTCCAACCTCCcgagctgaagtccaggaagAGTGTAGCTATGACAAGAAGGAAAGCAGAAATAAGGAGAATGGCGAAGAGGTGGTAGAAAAGGGAGAAGAAGATAAGGGAAATGAAGATGAGAAAAAAGACATTGAAAAAGGTTCtcttttgcagcttttgtctggagaggtcagggagaaagttaaaGAGAAAGAAAGTCTGTTATTAACTGAATACCACACAAATGATGAAGATATCCAAGGGAGCCCTTCTGAAGATctctgcagcagaacagaaaGTCACAATTTAACGCTCAATACTGACATTGATTTTGCAGGGGGGCCTGGTCATCcaaatgcagcagcagcaacaacagcaacagatgCTTCAACAAGGGAGTCAGCCATTGGCGACACAGTACCTCAGCCTCAGTCGGCTATGCCAGTCTTCTCTGCTCTCAATGACAAGGCGGCTCCTCCCGCTCAGGCTAGAGATCATATTGATCACAGCGATGCTAAAGTCCTGGAGCCAGACTCTCCTCAGCTGCCAGGGAAGTCAATACTCCCTTCTGCCCCTTCCTGGGCAGACACTCCACCATCTCCTCAAAAAGGTGATGATGATATAGAACCAGGCATAAGTTGTGCCAGTGCTGTGACACCACTAGCTAAACCAGAGCCTATGTTCCCATCTGCTCAGCCAAGAACATACGGACGTAAGCATGCTAGGGGAAGAAGGAGAACAATGCATTCAGGTGTGGCATTAAGGCGGCAGTTAAGCTTaaagaaggaggaagaaaaggaGCATGAAGAAACAGACTCCTCCACGCAAAAACCAATCATGCCCCCAAGCAAGACTGTTTTATTCTCAGATCAAACTAACCTTACACAGCAGGATACTATTGTGAGCCAGACTCCTAAAACGCTGACAGATAGTTTTCAATCGAGAATGTGCACTCGCTCATTTAATGCTCCAGATATTCAAAAAGTCGAACCTAATGTGAAGAGAAAACCAGGTCCAAAACCAGGTCCAAAACCAGGATCTAAGCCCGGGCCAAAGCCTAGTGCAAAGCCAGGGTCAAAACCATTGCCAAAACCAGGTCCTAAACCTGGCCTAAAAGCAGGTCCCAAACCTGGGAAAAAGACAGGTCAAAAACCTGCACCAAATGAATCAGAAGTGCCCATGAAAACTGAAACCAGTGTAAGACAAAAACCAGGGCCAAAAGCAAATTCAAAGCCTGGACCAAAACCTGGACTAAAGCCTGGATCAAAACCTGGACCAAAACCAGCACTAAGACCAGGTGCAAAACCTGGGATCAAGCCTGCTGAGTTTTTGACCTCTATAGACGCTGCTCCCATCAAAGCCCCAGTTGGTCGCCCCAGAGGATCAATTTCAAAAGCAAAATTGATGGACCGAGAGAACGCAAGACAACAAGTTCCAGAAAAGCAAAGCCAGACCAGAAAGGCTCTAAAAACTACAACACTCCAAGAAAACCAGGATGTAAAACCTTcaacagaggaaaaacacactacCCCAGAGGTAAAGGTACCAGAAAGGGAGAACAACAATATGGTCTTAAGATCCAGAAAGCCCTCCCAGGATAAACTaacaaaagacaaagaaaagggAGGGGAAGACATTCAAACCCAGACACCAGCAGAAAGTAAAGTCAGCGATgtttttctaaaagtagaagAGGCCATAGTTGAGGAAAAAATTCAAACTCCAAACATTGATACAATGATAACCACAGATATTTCCATACACTCACCTGCACCACCTGCAAGACCAGTCTTATCTGAGGCATCGAAGGATAAGACGCTACCTACACTAAAACGCAAATCTAGCCCAGAAATCGCCACAACAATTGTAAAAAAGAAGAGAGGTCCAAAGCCCAAACTGAGAACTTTGCCACCACAGCCGGTCCTGTTTGAAGAGGCTCTACCCACACCCACAGAGAAGAGTGTCCAAGGCCCCAGAAGAAAGCGAGGACCACCCAGGAAAGCTTCTCTGGTCATTACCTCACTCAAAGATGCTCCTCCTGACAGCAATGGATCTACCAACAGCGATGTGCCTGTTGTGCCTCCTCAGTGCCCCACTAAAACAAAAGTACTCCCCCCACGCAAAGGCAGAGGGCAAAAATATGAGGCAATGGTACAGAAGATTACATCTCCTAGCTCAAAGAAACACCTCCCAGCTACCCAACAAGAAAGCAGTGTAAGTGAGGATGCCACATCTAAGGCTTTTCCTGAATCTGTCCTTAAGGAAGGTGAGActtatatacaaataaataacactGAGACAACCGAGTTTACAAAGGAGGAAATGAAACAGCAAGAAGGAGCAATCCTGATGGAGGATATTTCACAGGAAAGTGTAAAGCATGACCTAAGTCAAGAGGAATCCACAACAGATATAGTGAGACCATTAGTGGTAGATGAGGTTACAAACAAGAATGACAGAAGTCAGGAAAAAAGCAAACCAGAAACCAAGATGGATGTTGTGGACTATAAGGCTTTGACTTCAACAGAGACAGCATTAGAAGTTGGGCCTGTAGGTGAGGGGACACAACAGTCTTCCGAGAGTGTTTCTACTGATGCCAAAAAGTCTGTCAGAACAAAGAGAAAGAGATGGGCCATGGTAGAAAGTACAGACGCATCCGTAGTAGCTTTGGAAGCAGACAGTCTCATAATCACAACTCCAAGGCTTGCAAAACAGAGAGCCATTAAAAACAACCATGAAATGCACCTTAaacaaagaaggaagaaaagaaaaggggagGCCAATTTAGAGGGAAATGAGACAGTGCAAGAGACAAGCACAACAGAAACACCCCAACCTGTAGAAAAGATAGGGGAGAACGTGACCACTACAGAGTCAACAGACCCTCTACCAACTAACCAAGATAAGTTCACAGAAACCCCTCAGGCTGTCACTACAGAACTTATTCAAAAACCTCGAAGAGGCCGAAAACCATCTACAAACCCAACCAAACGGAAGAGAAGCCAAGCCTTAATTGAACAAACTTCTGGAAAGCCAGTCAAGGTCCACAAAAAACCTGGGCCAAAACCCGGGATGAAAGATGCCATTGAGGTTATTGAGGCAGTCGTAAGGGCAGCTGGATGTGAGCAGGACAAAAAAGAAGAACgagaaaaagaagagagggAAAGAAGGGAAGAGAATATAGAAGGCGAGGAGACTATTATTGTGGGTCCTGTGGTGACtgtaacagaaaaacagacagaGGTCATCTCTGTGAAAAGAATCAGGAGGAGACCACTCAACAGAAATTCAAAGCTATCCTTTTGTCCTTATGTCCGGATCAACAACTCCAGAGACTTTTCCTCTTGGTGTGCCATAGTCAACAAGCCTGAAGACGCCGTTGTATTTCAGAGACGTAGAAAAAAGGGCATACTTAGGATGAGGAATCCGTTCACAGTTGCAAAAGTAGTACCACACACTGCTGCCATGCAACTAGGACCGTTGGTAAACTCAAATCTATCGGATATGCGTCTTACATGTTGCTTGTGTGGGAAACCACCCAACTACAAAGACCTGGGGGATTTGTGTGGACCCTACTACACAGAGGATAGTATTCCACGGAAGATTCTGACTGTCACGCACACACAACTCTTCAGGGAAGACGCCAACAAGGCCGACGGGAATGACAGTAGCAGCAGTGAAGGGCCAGGTACCTCCTCAAAGACTGAAGACACAGTGAACTCAGAAAAGGAGGGAAATACAGAACCTTCCACTGAAGAGGCTGGTGACACCAGGCACCATCACTGGCATTACCGACGGCTAGGGAGACCCGAAAGACCGTGTCAGGAGGGTGGTCCGAGAAGACTTACTCTCAGAGAGAGATTCAGAAGAATGAAGCAGCTCCAGAGCCTCTGCACGGCCACTTCAAAAGACCAAGAGGACAATGAAAGCACGTTCCAAAGGCTACAAATGGAGGCAGTGGCCAAGGAGCACTGGGCTCATGAAAACTGTACCATCTGGACCAAGGGGATAATTATGGTCGCTGGAAGGTTATATGGACTGAAGGAAGCTGCCACCAAGTCAGCTCAAACG AGCTGTCACAAGTGCCAGGTTTTGGGGGCATCACTCAGCTGCTGTTGGAGAGGCTGCTCTTATAAATATCACTACATCTGCGCTAAAGAGATAG GCTGCACATTCCACGAGGATGATTTTTCCATCAAATGCCCGAAACATGAG GACCTGTAA